A portion of the Edaphobacter lichenicola genome contains these proteins:
- a CDS encoding RNA polymerase sigma factor: MALPSEYRTPVGVPSPLGNDVSRAFDNATPPSHDHLVVAAQSGCGASFKELWDLYSRRVYRTTLSITKNAQDAEDALQDCFLRAFIALENFQGRASFSTWLTRIAINSALGILRKRRCRPETSLNSTYQQEEESATEELRDWVPNPEQIFEQKQAQAKLLQAIRKLPAGLREAVQMHIALDCSAREVAYQLNISEAAAKSRLYRATTRLGLLINTGCRSRVRTNLPSQAKKKLRSRLSSGTTI, from the coding sequence ATGGCGCTTCCAAGTGAATACCGCACCCCGGTGGGGGTCCCTTCGCCATTGGGCAACGACGTAAGTAGAGCCTTTGACAACGCTACTCCGCCGAGTCATGATCACTTGGTCGTCGCCGCGCAATCAGGCTGCGGAGCGTCGTTCAAAGAGCTCTGGGATCTCTACTCACGGCGAGTCTACAGAACCACTCTAAGCATTACTAAGAACGCGCAAGATGCCGAAGACGCGCTCCAGGATTGCTTTCTTCGTGCATTCATAGCTCTGGAGAACTTTCAAGGCCGGGCCAGCTTCTCGACATGGTTGACGCGCATTGCAATTAATTCGGCACTAGGCATCCTGCGCAAGCGCCGCTGTAGGCCAGAAACCTCACTCAACTCAACTTATCAACAAGAGGAGGAGAGTGCTACTGAGGAACTCAGAGACTGGGTTCCGAACCCTGAACAAATCTTCGAACAAAAACAGGCACAGGCAAAGCTGCTGCAGGCGATACGCAAACTCCCTGCAGGCCTGCGAGAGGCTGTTCAAATGCACATTGCGTTAGACTGCTCGGCGAGGGAAGTAGCCTATCAACTCAATATCTCTGAGGCCGCCGCCAAGTCGAGGCTTTACCGGGCAACTACGAGGTTAGGTTTGCTGATCAATACTGGCTGCCGGTCGAGGGTCAGGACTAACCTTCCTAGTCAGGCAAAGAAGAAGTTGCGATCGCGACTCTCTAGCGGAACCACGATCTAA
- a CDS encoding RidA family protein — MVAGKGSQPHSADRRLKDLGIQLPAAPTPFGTYVETVQTGNLLFFSGMLPVIDHKPKYVGRLGKELDLDAGRDAAYVAALGVLAAAKEHLGSLDRVTRVVRLGVFLATFGDFYDQPKVADAASDLFRDVFGLERTSVRLVIGVASLPLGVPVELDVIFEVDA; from the coding sequence ATGGTAGCGGGTAAAGGTTCGCAGCCGCATAGTGCTGATCGACGGCTGAAGGACCTTGGCATACAGCTCCCAGCTGCACCGACGCCCTTTGGCACTTATGTCGAGACAGTGCAGACCGGCAACCTGCTCTTTTTTAGCGGGATGCTTCCAGTCATTGACCATAAACCGAAGTATGTCGGCCGGCTCGGGAAAGAGCTCGATCTCGACGCCGGACGAGATGCAGCTTACGTAGCGGCTTTGGGCGTCCTGGCCGCAGCGAAAGAGCACTTGGGCTCACTCGATCGAGTAACTCGCGTCGTCCGTCTTGGAGTGTTCCTTGCAACTTTCGGGGATTTCTACGATCAACCCAAGGTAGCGGACGCTGCTTCGGATTTGTTTCGAGATGTCTTTGGCCTCGAAAGAACTTCAGTCCGGCTTGTGATAGGGGTCGCCAGCCTTCCCCTCGGAGTACCAGTAGAACTCGATGTGATCTTCGAAGTTGATGCATAG
- a CDS encoding PP2C family protein-serine/threonine phosphatase: MKSFSVLLLSLFSLASVAQTPKPEPQQADATHSSSARLQPALLADDGIAHITLGQSVYPLNGPWKFTIGDSPIDPATHQPLWAEPSFDDSHWETVDLTPHAGSFDPIAGISGYVPGWTAKGHPGYSGYAWYRIRVKVNAPPGEKLSLAGPTDVDDAFQVFANGSLLGSFGDFSASHPVTYSSRPTHFPLSSSVLSHDPDGTQVLAFRLWMEPSTPLDQADSGGFHDAPQLGQAGAVAAGYQVGWLGLIRAYALGAFQSLLFLLLTVLAFSLTLFDRSDKVYYWIATAFLLQAADYIVLVTGVWSYLISGQTQNILLEAVFVPLILAVWVMVWWVWFQLKRPAWLPKTVIVFTLLYMVGDLLGGELIFGLVSHPVAVKFHLLSVCVRLAFLALLLLIVVLGIRQQGREGWLAVPAIVLLGISRFQTELRVLHILSNWFTFGMQITPGTEANFLLEFAIFILLLRRMFVSLRVQRERALDIKQAAEVQQVILPESHFTFPGLAIETEYRPAREVGGDFFQLIPHPTDGSVLIVAGDVTGKGLQAGMLVALLVGAIRSTAELNPDPLFLLQALNRRLLGRRSAQATCLALRIAADGSATLANAGHLPPYINGKPLDMEGALPLGIIDEAEFSMMHFRLTPSDKLVVISDGILEATDAHGELFGFDRVAELLRNSTPVKALADAAQLFGQNDDISLVAVTRTM; the protein is encoded by the coding sequence TCAGACCCCCAAACCTGAACCGCAGCAAGCGGATGCCACGCACTCTTCCTCTGCGCGCCTCCAGCCCGCCCTCCTTGCGGACGACGGCATCGCCCACATCACCCTCGGCCAGTCGGTCTACCCACTCAACGGCCCGTGGAAGTTCACCATCGGCGACTCGCCCATCGACCCCGCCACGCACCAGCCCCTCTGGGCCGAGCCCAGCTTCGACGACTCCCATTGGGAGACCGTCGACCTCACCCCGCACGCAGGCTCCTTCGATCCCATCGCAGGCATCTCCGGCTACGTCCCCGGCTGGACGGCCAAAGGCCATCCCGGCTACTCCGGCTACGCCTGGTACCGCATCAGGGTCAAGGTCAACGCGCCGCCCGGTGAGAAGCTCTCCCTCGCTGGCCCCACCGACGTAGACGATGCCTTCCAGGTCTTCGCCAACGGGTCTCTGCTGGGCAGCTTCGGGGACTTCTCCGCCAGCCATCCCGTCACCTATAGCAGCCGCCCAACCCACTTTCCTCTTTCGTCCTCCGTACTGAGCCATGACCCGGACGGCACCCAGGTTCTCGCCTTCCGCCTCTGGATGGAACCATCCACCCCACTCGACCAAGCCGATTCCGGAGGCTTCCACGACGCTCCGCAGCTGGGCCAGGCTGGTGCCGTAGCCGCCGGCTACCAGGTCGGCTGGCTGGGCCTCATTCGCGCGTATGCCCTGGGAGCTTTCCAGTCACTCCTATTCCTCCTACTGACCGTACTGGCGTTCAGCCTCACCCTCTTCGACCGTTCCGACAAGGTCTACTACTGGATCGCGACCGCCTTCCTGCTCCAGGCTGCGGATTACATTGTGCTCGTAACCGGCGTCTGGAGCTATCTCATCAGTGGCCAGACGCAGAACATCCTGCTGGAAGCTGTGTTCGTCCCGCTCATTCTCGCCGTCTGGGTGATGGTCTGGTGGGTCTGGTTCCAACTCAAGCGGCCCGCCTGGCTGCCGAAGACTGTCATCGTCTTCACCTTGCTCTACATGGTGGGCGATCTGCTGGGCGGTGAGCTCATCTTCGGCCTGGTCTCGCATCCGGTCGCGGTCAAATTCCACCTCCTCTCCGTCTGCGTCCGTCTGGCCTTTCTAGCGCTGCTGCTGCTCATCGTCGTCCTGGGCATCCGCCAGCAAGGCCGCGAGGGTTGGCTCGCCGTGCCTGCCATCGTTCTGTTGGGAATCTCAAGGTTTCAGACTGAACTGAGGGTGCTGCATATCCTGAGCAACTGGTTTACGTTTGGGATGCAGATCACTCCTGGCACCGAGGCCAACTTTCTGCTGGAGTTTGCAATCTTCATCCTCCTCCTGCGCCGTATGTTCGTCTCCCTCCGCGTCCAGCGCGAGCGGGCTCTCGACATCAAGCAGGCCGCCGAGGTCCAGCAGGTCATCCTGCCCGAATCCCACTTCACCTTCCCCGGCCTCGCCATCGAAACTGAGTACCGCCCGGCCCGCGAAGTTGGTGGTGACTTCTTTCAGCTCATCCCTCACCCCACCGACGGAAGCGTGTTAATCGTCGCCGGAGACGTCACCGGCAAGGGCCTCCAGGCGGGCATGCTTGTCGCGCTACTGGTCGGCGCCATCCGCAGCACCGCCGAGCTCAACCCCGATCCCCTCTTCCTCCTCCAGGCGCTCAACCGTCGTCTGCTTGGCCGCCGCTCCGCTCAGGCCACCTGCCTGGCCCTCCGCATCGCCGCCGACGGCTCCGCCACCCTCGCCAACGCCGGGCATCTGCCGCCCTATATCAATGGAAAGCCGCTCGACATGGAAGGTGCCCTCCCGCTCGGCATCATCGACGAAGCAGAGTTCTCCATGATGCACTTCCGGCTAACCCCAAGCGATAAACTCGTCGTCATCTCCGACGGCATCCTCGAAGCCACCGACGCCCACGGCGAGTTATTCGGCTTCGACCGCGTCGCCGAGCTCCTGCGAAACTCCACCCCAGTCAAAGCCCTGGCCGACGCAGCCCAGCTCTTCGGCCAGAACGACGACATCAGCCTGGTAGCCGTCACCCGGACAATGTAG
- a CDS encoding NAD(P)H-dependent flavin oxidoreductase → MKVEVTNPDHHLRRAAVQNESTSPSTPWNKTRVSSILGIEYPIIQGPLGGLSTQKLTATVSNFGGLGSFGAHGLRPSAIKDVIAEIRELTAKPFAMNLWVSTEDEGARSSGREEFARSLKHLAGHIEALGAALPDHKPYAPVRFEDQVRILLDAKIPVFSFIMGVPPKEILDECRTNGILTIGTATTVAEAVVLEQSGVNVIVASGFEAGGHRGSFLMPAEDSLTGTFSLTPQVVDAISVPVVAAGGIADARGIISAFALGAEGVQIGTAFLATEDAGASVNHRNALLSPTAQRTSLTKGFTGRLARGVHNQLIEELNRPGVEILPYPLQRLLVKNLAVLAEKAGRTELLQLWAGQSASLTRRTDVKTLLQILISEVNVIADPVVDWNRERRCKKVNVKLEVPRLRFGGSDGASK, encoded by the coding sequence ATGAAGGTAGAAGTCACTAACCCTGATCATCACCTGCGGAGAGCAGCGGTGCAAAACGAATCCACCAGTCCGTCTACACCGTGGAACAAGACTCGCGTCTCTTCCATCCTGGGCATTGAATACCCGATTATTCAAGGCCCTTTGGGTGGTCTTTCGACACAGAAATTGACAGCGACGGTCTCGAACTTTGGTGGCTTGGGCTCCTTTGGAGCGCATGGTTTACGCCCTTCTGCAATTAAGGACGTCATTGCTGAGATTCGTGAACTTACAGCCAAACCTTTCGCAATGAACTTATGGGTCTCGACAGAAGATGAAGGAGCACGCAGTTCTGGCAGGGAGGAGTTTGCGCGAAGCCTCAAACACCTGGCAGGACATATAGAAGCATTGGGCGCAGCTCTGCCGGATCACAAGCCTTATGCTCCCGTCCGTTTCGAAGATCAGGTCCGTATTTTGCTCGATGCAAAGATTCCGGTCTTCAGCTTTATCATGGGAGTACCGCCGAAGGAGATTCTGGACGAATGCCGGACGAACGGAATTCTTACGATTGGAACCGCGACGACAGTAGCCGAAGCCGTAGTTCTAGAGCAGTCAGGGGTTAACGTCATTGTCGCTTCTGGCTTTGAAGCGGGCGGCCACCGCGGCTCTTTTCTGATGCCCGCTGAGGATTCGCTTACCGGAACATTTTCGCTCACGCCTCAGGTTGTGGATGCAATTTCGGTGCCTGTAGTCGCTGCAGGAGGTATCGCCGATGCACGTGGCATCATTTCGGCTTTCGCCCTCGGCGCCGAAGGCGTACAGATCGGCACGGCTTTCTTGGCAACCGAAGATGCCGGTGCAAGTGTCAACCATCGCAACGCGCTTCTCAGTCCGACAGCTCAACGAACTTCATTGACCAAAGGCTTTACTGGACGACTTGCTCGCGGAGTACACAATCAGCTGATCGAGGAACTCAATCGCCCAGGTGTAGAGATTCTTCCGTACCCGCTTCAGCGGCTGCTTGTCAAAAATCTCGCTGTCCTCGCGGAGAAGGCTGGCAGAACTGAGCTTCTCCAACTCTGGGCAGGACAGAGTGCAAGTCTGACCAGACGGACTGATGTGAAAACGCTTCTGCAGATACTGATATCCGAAGTAAACGTGATCGCCGATCCTGTTGTTGATTGGAATCGCGAGCGGCGATGCAAAAAAGTCAACGTCAAACTAGAAGTGCCTCGATTGAGGTTTGGAGGAAGCGATGGCGCTTCCAAGTGA